From the genome of Gemmatimonas phototrophica, one region includes:
- a CDS encoding CHAT domain-containing protein → MLLSIRRPFDFTCTMLSAIVFAHAWTSVLTAQSARTQSVAPLDPGRMVREITLAYEQGTELAVARQWRERLRGNDAARALLDGSLHRLAFQFADAERAYRRAAQDSAGPVGAYANAGIVTIAANRGDFVGALRNITALTTQMARAGDRAGLSEVLIAQAQLALRVVGIDSALTVLRTAERTLPDNAPTLRVRHQCASLQVAVRRGARIADSTWRRLGADAAPLGPRLRAECLFIRAQSLEAAGNAIGALAVMDTVAEWQIAARLWSGLSVTRQWQGSALVDLWLYKKARERLAEALMYAKRSGNTNAEAWAMHELGRFAQRLGASGDAARDLAIARRLFQASGDATALALATQASADGALWRGDLTVADSLYREAAPLSAVLAPLSRVGVLIARAEIARRQRDLLRSSALLDSAEVLGKASNMRFRLTDITYHRGVDDLVRGDAARAVVRLDSLLKRQNLVGPARFEVHSRLAEAFALQGRLDDGWKAFGNAKRVLDLWGAGRLQRSDKLALLQDRVFDWDRDLGFATMLARFATAGRNAEALAMAEWRRLRNREQSALQRGALAVDTKRLVGVTVSSVDTLALDPQRFIALARARLSPREAVLSFVVGAGNEPTTAFLLTRDTLQSIALSPIDSLVSAIERFNAFLQAGRVVAPLATELSRALIAPVLTHLPTGVTRLIVVPDGELHRLPFAALRHPSGEPLPFHLEVAIAPSVEDAIGSATRVARSGPNARAPRVLLVGAPRDMPLVSGTDRRWPALPGARAELQAISTQLDYTSRLDGRAATQEALAPRLAQGGALLHVATHAVADPTSFGRTGLIVQPSADDGGLLSTTTLSTLPMPFDLVVLSACSSGEGLMLAGQALHGLVSTVLDAGARGVIATRWRLDDTAIVPHMQRLYTLLLEDGDVVTALHRTRVEAMRAGVSPAIWANLDYFGDPTLQVVLQARTTSAWSRFTGNVWGWLRSIGGAD, encoded by the coding sequence ATGCTCTTGTCGATCAGGCGTCCTTTTGATTTCACCTGCACCATGCTGAGCGCGATCGTCTTCGCGCACGCGTGGACATCCGTTCTAACAGCACAATCGGCACGTACGCAGTCGGTCGCACCGCTCGACCCGGGTCGTATGGTCCGGGAGATCACGCTCGCGTACGAGCAGGGGACAGAACTGGCGGTTGCGCGGCAGTGGCGCGAACGGCTTCGCGGCAACGACGCCGCACGCGCACTGCTTGATGGTTCACTCCACCGGCTGGCGTTTCAATTTGCCGACGCCGAGCGCGCGTATCGTCGGGCGGCACAAGATTCCGCGGGCCCAGTGGGCGCCTACGCCAACGCTGGTATCGTGACAATTGCCGCCAATCGCGGCGACTTCGTTGGTGCGCTGCGAAATATCACGGCATTGACCACGCAGATGGCCCGGGCGGGCGATCGCGCCGGATTGAGCGAAGTGCTGATTGCCCAGGCGCAACTCGCTCTCCGCGTGGTGGGTATCGACTCGGCGCTGACGGTCCTGCGCACGGCAGAGCGGACCTTGCCCGACAATGCGCCAACACTGCGAGTCCGTCACCAATGCGCTTCGCTGCAGGTGGCCGTTCGCCGTGGCGCGCGGATTGCCGACAGTACGTGGCGCCGCCTTGGCGCTGATGCGGCGCCGTTGGGCCCTCGCCTGCGGGCGGAATGTCTGTTCATCCGGGCCCAGAGTCTCGAGGCCGCCGGCAATGCCATCGGTGCATTGGCGGTCATGGACACGGTGGCCGAGTGGCAAATCGCCGCCCGGTTATGGAGCGGGCTATCTGTGACCCGTCAGTGGCAGGGGTCTGCGCTGGTGGATCTCTGGCTCTACAAGAAGGCACGTGAACGCCTCGCGGAAGCGCTCATGTACGCCAAACGGAGCGGGAACACCAACGCCGAAGCGTGGGCCATGCACGAATTGGGGCGATTTGCGCAACGGCTTGGCGCGTCGGGTGATGCCGCACGCGACCTCGCCATTGCCCGCCGCCTCTTTCAGGCGTCGGGTGACGCCACGGCACTCGCACTCGCCACCCAGGCCTCTGCCGATGGTGCACTATGGCGCGGGGACCTGACCGTTGCCGACTCGCTCTATCGGGAGGCAGCACCGCTGTCGGCCGTACTCGCCCCGCTGTCGCGTGTTGGTGTCCTCATTGCCCGGGCAGAGATCGCGCGACGCCAACGTGACCTGCTCCGGAGTAGCGCCTTGCTCGATTCCGCCGAGGTGCTCGGGAAGGCGAGTAACATGCGCTTTCGGCTGACGGACATTACGTATCACCGCGGTGTGGACGACCTCGTCCGCGGCGACGCGGCGCGTGCGGTTGTGCGGTTGGATTCGCTGCTGAAACGGCAGAACCTGGTGGGCCCGGCGCGTTTCGAAGTACACAGTCGGCTGGCCGAGGCGTTTGCGTTGCAGGGCCGACTGGACGACGGGTGGAAGGCGTTCGGCAACGCCAAGCGCGTGCTCGATCTCTGGGGGGCCGGCCGTCTCCAGCGATCGGACAAGTTGGCATTGCTGCAGGACCGCGTCTTCGACTGGGACCGGGACTTGGGGTTCGCCACCATGCTTGCCCGCTTTGCAACGGCGGGGCGAAATGCCGAGGCGCTCGCCATGGCCGAATGGCGTCGCCTGCGCAACAGAGAGCAGTCCGCCCTGCAGCGCGGCGCTCTGGCTGTAGACACCAAGCGTCTCGTTGGGGTCACGGTGAGTTCAGTTGATACGTTGGCACTTGATCCCCAACGGTTCATTGCCCTCGCGCGCGCGCGCCTGTCACCGCGTGAGGCGGTACTCAGCTTCGTCGTTGGCGCCGGCAACGAACCCACGACGGCGTTTCTGCTGACACGCGATACGCTGCAGAGCATTGCTCTCTCACCCATCGATTCGCTGGTATCGGCGATCGAACGATTCAACGCGTTCCTGCAGGCCGGGCGTGTAGTTGCGCCGTTGGCGACAGAGCTCTCGCGCGCATTGATTGCCCCCGTACTGACCCATCTCCCGACAGGCGTCACGCGATTGATCGTCGTACCCGACGGCGAGTTGCATCGCTTGCCGTTCGCCGCGCTGAGGCATCCGTCCGGTGAACCATTGCCGTTTCACCTCGAGGTGGCCATCGCGCCGTCGGTGGAGGATGCCATAGGGAGTGCAACACGCGTCGCCCGATCGGGACCGAATGCACGTGCGCCGCGCGTGTTGCTGGTGGGCGCGCCGCGCGATATGCCGTTGGTGAGCGGTACCGATCGCCGTTGGCCGGCATTGCCGGGAGCTCGGGCCGAGTTGCAGGCCATCAGCACCCAGTTGGATTACACGTCGCGCCTCGATGGGCGGGCGGCCACACAGGAAGCGCTGGCCCCGCGGCTGGCCCAGGGAGGCGCGTTGCTGCACGTGGCAACGCATGCGGTGGCCGACCCCACGTCTTTTGGTCGCACCGGGTTGATCGTGCAGCCGTCAGCCGATGACGGAGGCTTGCTGAGCACCACCACGCTCTCGACGCTCCCCATGCCATTCGATCTCGTGGTGCTGTCCGCGTGTTCCAGTGGAGAAGGGCTGATGCTGGCTGGTCAAGCGCTGCACGGCCTGGTCAGCACAGTGCTCGATGCGGGGGCACGCGGTGTGATTGCCACCCGCTGGCGGCTGGATGACACCGCCATCGTGCCGCACATGCAGCGACTCTATACGCTGTTGCTCGAAGATGGCGATGTGGTGACCGCGTTGCACCGTACCCGCGTGGAGGCCATGCGGGCGGGGGTGTCACCGGCAATATGGGCGAACCTCGACTACTTCGGCGATCCGACGCTGCAGGTGGTGCTGCAGGCGCGCACGACGTCGGCGTGGTCGCGGTTTACGGGGAATGTGTGGGGGTGGCTCCGGTCGATCGGCGGGGCCGACTAG
- a CDS encoding beta-N-acetylhexosaminidase — protein sequence MPTPRIALRVGRRVWSALALLGVAPVTPLLAQSAPVAAPVVSAPLTTLDAHRVVPVPTSVVAVTGAPFVFSASTAIVADGPADVMQTGEFLARMLRKSTALRLPVRRAGRAMAAPGNVLLLRVDTSALANVATAPGTRNEGYTLDITADTIRLVARTSAGLFWGVATLRQLLPWGIEAEHSALRLAPTVSVPSGRITDVPRFAWRGSMLDVARHFFTVDEVMQHIDLMALYKLNRLHLHLADDQGWRIVIASWPKLTQVGGSTEVGGASGGFYTKADYTDIVRYAAARHIVVVPEIDMPGHTNAAIAAYPRLGCSRPTPSIFGEGTQPAGVYTGIRVGWSALCPDKAITWRFVNDVVREIAAMTPGAYVHIGGDEVEVLSHKQYARFVERAQAIVAKYGKTMVGWEEVGKATLRPGSIAQLWRSDTALLAVKQGNQLIMSPGPRTYLDMKYTPTTEVGLRWAGYIELQTAYDWDPATYSPGLTESSILGVEAPLWSETIKNLNAAQYLLMPRLPALAEVGWSATAQRSWEGFRTRIAAHAPRWRLLGINYYPSPQVAWER from the coding sequence ATGCCTACACCTCGAATTGCCTTGCGGGTTGGCCGCCGCGTCTGGTCAGCCCTCGCGCTGCTCGGCGTCGCCCCGGTGACCCCGCTGCTCGCGCAGTCTGCTCCTGTCGCCGCGCCGGTGGTGTCGGCGCCGCTCACCACGCTCGATGCGCACCGCGTGGTACCCGTCCCCACCAGCGTGGTGGCCGTCACGGGGGCGCCGTTTGTTTTCTCGGCGTCCACCGCCATCGTGGCCGATGGCCCGGCCGACGTGATGCAGACGGGAGAGTTCCTGGCGCGCATGCTGCGCAAGTCAACGGCGTTGCGGCTGCCCGTGCGCCGCGCTGGTCGCGCCATGGCGGCGCCCGGAAACGTGCTGCTGTTGCGCGTCGATACGAGCGCGCTGGCCAACGTGGCGACGGCGCCCGGCACGCGCAACGAGGGCTACACGCTCGACATAACCGCCGACACGATACGCCTGGTGGCGCGTACTTCCGCCGGTCTGTTCTGGGGCGTGGCCACACTGCGTCAGCTGCTGCCGTGGGGGATCGAGGCGGAGCACAGTGCGCTGCGGCTCGCGCCAACGGTCTCGGTGCCGAGCGGCCGTATTACCGACGTGCCGCGCTTTGCGTGGCGTGGCTCCATGCTCGATGTGGCGCGCCACTTCTTCACGGTAGACGAGGTCATGCAGCATATCGACCTGATGGCGCTGTACAAGTTGAATCGGTTGCACCTGCACCTGGCTGACGATCAGGGGTGGCGTATTGTCATTGCGAGTTGGCCCAAGCTCACGCAGGTGGGCGGCAGCACCGAGGTGGGGGGAGCGTCGGGCGGCTTTTATACCAAGGCCGATTACACTGACATCGTGCGCTACGCCGCGGCTCGCCACATCGTGGTGGTGCCGGAGATCGATATGCCCGGGCACACCAACGCCGCCATTGCGGCGTATCCGCGCCTTGGGTGCAGTCGCCCCACGCCGAGCATTTTTGGCGAGGGCACGCAACCGGCGGGAGTGTACACGGGCATTCGCGTCGGGTGGAGCGCGTTGTGCCCAGACAAGGCCATCACGTGGCGGTTCGTGAACGACGTGGTGCGCGAAATCGCGGCCATGACACCGGGTGCGTACGTGCACATTGGTGGCGACGAAGTGGAAGTGCTCAGCCACAAACAGTACGCGCGATTTGTGGAGCGTGCGCAGGCCATCGTGGCCAAGTACGGCAAGACGATGGTGGGCTGGGAAGAAGTAGGAAAAGCCACGTTGCGTCCGGGAAGCATCGCTCAGCTCTGGCGCAGCGATACGGCGCTGTTGGCGGTGAAGCAGGGGAACCAGCTCATCATGTCACCGGGCCCGCGCACGTATCTCGACATGAAGTACACTCCGACCACCGAAGTGGGACTACGCTGGGCGGGCTATATCGAGCTGCAGACCGCGTACGACTGGGACCCGGCCACGTACTCACCCGGGCTGACCGAGTCGTCCATTTTGGGGGTGGAAGCGCCGCTGTGGAGCGAGACGATCAAGAACCTCAACGCCGCGCAATACCTGCTCATGCCGCGTTTGCCCGCGTTGGCCGAGGTGGGGTGGAGTGCGACGGCGCAGCGCAGCTGGGAGGGGTTCCGCACGCGCATTGCGGCACACGCGCCGCGCTGGCGACTGTTGGGGATCAACTACTATCCGTCGCCGCAGGTGGCGTGGGAGCGGTAG